ATATCCAAGGAAGGCTCATATCAGAAGCCCTGGACAAGAAGACGGAAGTGGAAATAGTCACGTCGCCAACAGGACACACAACAACGCGCGAATACGGTCGGTTCCTAATGACCACCGGCGAAGTCCTATCCATGGGCAAAGAATACGCCCTTGTATTTTCGACCAGCACAACGGGCAACCTGCCACCGATGAAACTAACCAAATTCCATCCTGCCGAATATGAATGGGCAGAGAAACAAAGTACGGCTCCCACACGAGCTGATCATGTGTTTGGAGACATAACGTTTCCACTGCCCAAGGTAAAGAAAACGGCAGGCATGCAAGGTCTAAATCAAGGTGGTTTTAATAAGTCCTTCAAAGGCGAGACACCAAGAAAAAGGACACAGGTGCCGTTAAGCAAAAAAACCACCAACGAATTCAAAGAATCGTCCACTTCGGAATGTGACATTCCGCCCCATAAAAGAGATCTGGATAGAGAAGGGTACGGTGAAATGCCCGATGATTTCTTTACCTAGATCGACTCAAAGTTTTGCGGGTTCATGGTCCTCGAAATAGCCAGCATTGTGACCGAGTCACACAAATATCCATGTTCCAAGACAAGATTACAACCTTTCAATGCCGATCCTGTTGTGCAAACATCATCGATCAATACAAATGTCGGAAAAAATTCTTGAACAACATTGTTATCGACTACTTGGATTGAATCAGCATGTTGTTTTGGTGCCCATTTTTCTTTCGGCTTTTTCCCTTTTATACGCCTCAGAATATCTGCAACTACAAATCGCTTGTCGAGTTTGGCCAATTCGCGACAAAACAGTAAATTGCGGTTATCTCTGTTTCGTGGGCTTGTGTTACTTCTGGGCTCTGTTGAAAAGTTCTTTGAATTGAATGCTGTAGATGACGGCACCGGCACCAAATAGACTGTGGAGATTTTCTTCTTTTTGAGAGCATACTGTATTAGTTGTACAAAAGGCGCCGCAAAATATTGTATGTCCTTTAGCTTTCCTTCTTTGTAATTTAGGACCTCCGGGGAGTAACTGCCACTTTTCCAGTCTGCTTTGTCGATAGTCTCTTCTTTTACAGCATCATAGGGATAGTAATAAACCAGGTATCCCATACCGGCATTATCATCGTAAAACGCATGAGGATAACGGTCTATGTTTACGGTCATCTAAGTATGCTTTTGAGCTCGTCAGCATTTTCCACAACTATGGCGCCATTATTAATAAAGCCGGGCACCCAGGACAATGATTGGTTAGTGGCAAGCGACTTCAGAAAAATCAATTTTCTGCCTTGTTTTAAGCATTCCGATGCTTGGTGGATCACCCCAGAGGTCGGTCCAGCCTCTATGACAATTGTTGCCACAGACAGTTTGGCCATCAATCGATTTCTTCTGGGAAAGAGAAACTTGCCATGTTCTTCCTCCGGTGTACTTGTACTTACAAGTAGCCCTTTGTCGGCAATCTCGGCGGCCAAAGCTTTGTTTTCAGCCGGATAAATCTTGTGTATTGGTGTTCCCAAAACCGCAATTGTTGCCCCACCTGCGGACAAGGCGGCTTTGTGGGCAACGGTGTCGATGCCTTTGGCCAAACCGGACATAACAGGAATGTCCAACTCGCACAAAACAGAACTGACCTTTTTGGCCCGCAAAATTCCTTCTTCCGATGGGTTCCTTGTACCGACCACGGAAACCACATTTAACTTCAGGAGATCTAGGTTGCCCTTAAAAAACAAGTGTTCGTAGTCTGAACCTAAGTGCGGGAGTTGACGCTGCAATACTGTCTTTGCCAGTAGTCCCGCATTCCACTTCTTTAAATAGTCAGCGAATTGATTGGTCAATTGCATATCCTGAATCATATCAATTCCGGGGAGACCTAATTGATATCCGACATTTATCACAGGTGGCCAATCCTTCTTACTTATGTCCGAATTCTCCGATACCGAAAAGTATAACGGTAGAAAAACGACTTTTCACAAGAATCGGAGTAACTTTTCAACCTATACCCTCTGACCCTGGAACGCCCTGCAAGGCTTGCCCATGCTGTCCATTTGTCATTTCGGCGGTTGTCAACAAGCCATTCGTTCGGAAATTAATCTCACATAAAGTAGTTCCACGAGGTCGAAATAGCAAGTCTATAGAGAGAAATAGAGTTGAACTAGTTCGATTACGAAGGCAGGTCAAAAATGGCTTAGTGAAGCCATTTTTGACCGCGTAGGTATGACGAAGAAAATGAGTTGATAGAGCAGGCATGGTAAAAATGGCTCAACAGAGCCATTTTTACATACTTAGGCAATCCCCTTCACCTTGCGCATTACCTCCTGCGGAGGGTAACGCGGCGCCAAAGGCGACTCGTTGCCCGCAGCATGATGGTAAACCTTATGAAGCGCTGCGGGCATTCCCCCAGCGCCATTGCGTGGCGTGTGCCGAAGGCACACATCGTGCCACGCAACTCCTGCGACCGGACCCATGACACTAACAACTGCTTCGCAAGGCGAAGAAAAAAAAACGGGCTAAGGCATGGATGCGCTTAGCCCATTTTTTCACAGTTGACTAGCAGACTGTTTGTTGTATAAATCTCCTTGCTTTGAAATATTCGGGAAAGGTCTGTTTGACTATTGCACTATCATCGTCTTCTTCATACCAGCCATAGAACCCGAGTTGGAGCCAAGTGGATTCCTTAATATCAGTCGAAATTTTGGCATTGAACTCCGGACTCAAATAGTAGCCCCCGTGACAGTGAGTTGAATAATATGTGATCCCGGGTGCAATCGCCCGGAAGCGTTGAGCAATACCCCAGGGTGTTTGAATAATCGTTTTAATGTTTTCAAGTTTCGTATCAAACCTCTGTTGTATTTGGTCCGTGTAATTCAGTGCTCCACAAATGTGTTTAATGATTCGCGGTAGCGCTAAACCTAATGCAACACATGGAATTATCATTAGCAGTTCCATAAGTACTACCTCCAGAATGAGCGTGTCTTTGGCGTCACACTACTGGAGCACGGTTTACGTCAAGCAGCCACCGGAGGTGGCAGTGAGGAATAAATGGAGGGGACCCGCTTGCGGGGAGTCGCCGTTTATGCCGGAGCGGTGCTTGATGTGTTTGTGCGTAAGTAAACTTAAGACAAAAGGCGAGCCTACGATCCTTAGTGAATGCGATGAGCTTCAATGTCCTTGCAGCACATCGAAAGGGCAATAAAAAAAGCGGCCAAGTCCTAAGACCTGACCGCTTTAAACTAACAACCGATATAGACCCCGAAGAGCCCTGGACGATCCTCTACATAATCATAGAGGTCATAGTCAAAGTCCGGTTCTACTGGATCAGCAAAGTCGTTCCATTCACTATCGACAATGCCGGTCATGATGAATTCACGGTCCGCCGGATCCAGATCGGGCATGACCTTTTGGATTAGTTCGCCTGCTTGCCAGCGATGCAATTGTTCCTCAGTCACCGCCATTTCAAGCGTCCGCTCGATACCGCTTATCATTGAAGTGCGTGTAATTTGCATAGTCTATACCTCATGGTTTAGTGCGCCTTGGCGGCGTCAACCTCTCTCCACCGGAGCGCTAGTTTGCGTCAAGCAGACCCGCAGGGTCAGCGAGGATTAAATGGGGGGACCCGCTTGCGGGGGGCACCGTTTATGCCGCAGCGGTGCTTGATGCGCCTGCGCGTAGGTAAAATAAAAAGACCCGCCCCGCAATAGCAAAGCGAGGGTGCAGCATGCACGCTCGCTTTGCGCCTGAAGTCACCGAGTTCTTACACCGCGCATTCAGCGCGGACCTTGCGCGCAAGCGCCTATATGTATCCCAGCCGAAGGCTGGGTTGTTGGGCAGCACCCTGCCATCATCTCTAGATAAACGGTCGGGATTTAAGAAAGGAAGAATTGAGGCAATCACAAGGACAATAGATGTTGAATACTTCTTCTAAATGATTAATGGAGGCAACGACTCTACCCAATTGACACTAGAATCTTTGCCGAACATTCAGTCCTAATCAACTGATACACTTTTGACAAAAGTTCAGGTGCAAGCCAGAAAAGTTGCCCAAGTCAAACGGAGCTCAACAACAAATGGCTGTGAAGATCAAAAAGCAACTATATGTTATAAAGCCAAACTATATAGTATAAGAATAGCAGAAGAACCCGCACCAGTCATAGAATGCAGGGAAATAATGAGGAAAGCTAGGTCAGATAGAGAATTAGTAAGTAGGTTGAGGCAGGATTGAAATCCTGCCTCAACCTTATTTTAGGCGGCAGCCGTTTTAGATGGTTTTCTCCTTTGTCGATTGGTTGAGTTTTCAGCAGACTTCGGTCTTGCACCACAAACATCAAACTTATTCAGTTTCACAACTGGTTTCGTATGGATTTTTCCATCTTTTTTCGACTCGTACTCTTCAATTGCCAAATCGCCTTGGACGATGACTTCTCGTCCGGCAGTGATTATGGAAACCACAAGTTCAGCAAGTGCGCCCCATGCTTCAATATTGATCCACATTGGTGGCTCTGTTGGTCTGTAATGATTTTTCACCGCGAGTGAAAATCGGCAGACTTTTGAGCCAGAGTCAAAATCTGTAATCTGGGGTGTTTGACCTACATGACCGGATAAAGTGACGTTGTTCATTTGAAATCTCCTTAGAGGGTAGTCCTTACGCGGTTAAGGAACCACCGATATCAACTCTTTCTAGGGGTGCCGGAGGCATACATCTTGCCCCTAGAAAGATAAGTTGGTATCTGTGGTAGCTTGGGCGTAATAGGACTAACCCGGAGAGATTTAAAATGCAATCTCGCACAGAGGCAATTGGCAAACAACCCACGAACAGATGCTGATTGGTTAGTGTCCCGTGATAACGTGGTGAACAATTCCAGTCCACAGCAATGTCTTAGATGAAGCTGGGCAAAGTTTGCTACATGATGGCTCCTAATAGTGCAAGTGAGAAGTCACTGAAAGAAACGGGATCTAGTAAAAGGCAAGTTCCAGACAGAACCTACCCTAAATGGAAACTAGTCAATTAATTTGGTCAGTTGCCGACGAGCATTGTGAATACGACTTCTGGCGGTTCCTAATGGTATATCTAAGCGTTCGGCTATCTCCTTGTACCTGAAACCTTGAGCCACAAGCAATAAGATTTCTCGATAAATCGGATCTAGTTTGTTCAGGGCCTTAATAGCAGCACCTATCTCTTCGCGCATGACAGCATAGTCATTTCGTTGCGATGGGTAATGAACTGTTGTCTCTCGTACCTGTACGCACGAAGTTACTGGATCAAATGAATACTGCGGATTGACCAATTGATTGTAATTATTTTGCCGGCTATAAAAGTCATAAGCGGTATTTCTTACTGCCGTCCTCAAATATGCCCGGCATCGCATTGCAGCAGCCATTGCCTTTTTGTGACGGCAGAAATTCAAAAGTGTTGTTTGAGCAATGTCTTCAGCATCATGAGATGAGGAAGCGAATTCCGAAGCAAGAAAATGGACTTGCTTGAATATTAGATTGAATGTTCTGGAAACGAGCATAGTTGTCCTCCTACGTGTTGAAAGAAACAACGCAGAGGACACAGGGGCGGCTCTGCCAGTCAAGCCTGTACTTGCTTGACGGGCGGTGGTGCTGCCCCTGTAAAATAGAAAAATCTTTGGATCTTGTTTTAGATCAGTAACATACCGAATTCATCAGATTGATATGTCGTAATGTATACATTAGTGCAACACGTTCTTGCTGCTGGGGTAGATAGTTAGATTCTTAATTCAAAAGATTGAGTCGGACTAGGAATATAATCATGGATACAACCGAAAAATCACATATTCATCAACTGACGGATCTCTTTTTGGCTGTGATCAGACAACCAGAAAACGTGTTGGATCTGGTTGGTTTTCTGAACAAGTTTCTTGCTGAAGAAGTAGTCGGCATCATTATTTACGGGTCCCGCGCAAAAGGCACCCAATCCGAAGCGAGTGACTTGGATGCCTTAGTCACTATTGCTGAAGGCAATAGCACTGGTATTTGGGATGACAGTACCGCCATAGCATTGGACATTTATGTAGAGCCTCAAGACAAGGTTCTGGACTCTCCACGAACTAGTTGGAATCACCTGGCTGGTGGAGAATTGTTGTTCGATAAATCAGGCAAGTTGACTCCATTCCTGTCTGAGCTTAATGAACTGCTTCCTCCTCCGCCAATTTCATCAGAGGAACGAGTTCGTCTACAAGTTTGGAGCCGTCGAATGCTACGCCGAATAAGGTTGGCACTTGAGCAGCAGGATCGGACACTGGCACACTTTTATGTGGCACAACTCCAAACCCAACTCATTCCACTGTACTTCCAGTTGCGCGGCAAGTGGTTTAGATCATCCAAAGAAGCATTTACATACCTGCAGCAAAACGAACCACAATTATCACAGGCAATGGAGCTGCTCACACTTTGTGTGCAGGAAACTGAAATCGTCAATCAGTCGCTGGAAAAAGTCGTGGAGATTACCTTCAGCGAAAATCTCAATTAATTGGAGCCTATTCCAAATTCTAATAAAAGAGTTCTTATGTATCAATAATCTGTTTAGTATGTCCATAACATCAGCATTCTAGAATCCATAATGTGGATTCAAAATATGGAGTCAAAGTCAGCTTACAGAAATCCCCACTTAATGCCGATTTGGAGTTATCATGGAGAGTGGTTGCAAAGAAGCGATACTTGCATCCTTTGACCATTTATGAGATAACCTGATTCCTCAAA
The Candidatus Obscuribacterales bacterium DNA segment above includes these coding regions:
- a CDS encoding RNA polymerase sigma factor — encoded protein: MLVSRTFNLIFKQVHFLASEFASSSHDAEDIAQTTLLNFCRHKKAMAAAMRCRAYLRTAVRNTAYDFYSRQNNYNQLVNPQYSFDPVTSCVQVRETTVHYPSQRNDYAVMREEIGAAIKALNKLDPIYREILLLVAQGFRYKEIAERLDIPLGTARSRIHNARRQLTKLID
- a CDS encoding nucleotidyltransferase domain-containing protein; amino-acid sequence: MDTTEKSHIHQLTDLFLAVIRQPENVLDLVGFLNKFLAEEVVGIIIYGSRAKGTQSEASDLDALVTIAEGNSTGIWDDSTAIALDIYVEPQDKVLDSPRTSWNHLAGGELLFDKSGKLTPFLSELNELLPPPPISSEERVRLQVWSRRMLRRIRLALEQQDRTLAHFYVAQLQTQLIPLYFQLRGKWFRSSKEAFTYLQQNEPQLSQAMELLTLCVQETEIVNQSLEKVVEITFSENLN
- a CDS encoding DNA-protecting protein DprA; amino-acid sequence: MINVGYQLGLPGIDMIQDMQLTNQFADYLKKWNAGLLAKTVLQRQLPHLGSDYEHLFFKGNLDLLKLNVVSVVGTRNPSEEGILRAKKVSSVLCELDIPVMSGLAKGIDTVAHKAALSAGGATIAVLGTPIHKIYPAENKALAAEIADKGLLVSTSTPEEEHGKFLFPRRNRLMAKLSVATIVIEAGPTSGVIHQASECLKQGRKLIFLKSLATNQSLSWVPGFINNGAIVVENADELKSILR
- the ssb gene encoding single-stranded DNA-binding protein; the protein is MNNVTLSGHVGQTPQITDFDSGSKVCRFSLAVKNHYRPTEPPMWINIEAWGALAELVVSIITAGREVIVQGDLAIEEYESKKDGKIHTKPVVKLNKFDVCGARPKSAENSTNRQRRKPSKTAAA